A single region of the Bacteroides luhongzhouii genome encodes:
- a CDS encoding asparaginase has translation MNPLNTSVLLIYTGGTIGMIENAATGALENFNFEQLQKYIPELQKFNFPIDTYQFDPPMDSSDMEPDIWRKLVRIIHENYDRYHGFVILHGTDTMAYTASALSFMLEGLDKPVILTGSQLPIGVLRTDGKENLMTSIEIAVAQNKEGKALVPEVCIFFENHLMRGNRTTKMNAENFNAFRSFNYPVLAEAGIHIKYNNVQIHVNGEERELKPHYLLDTNVVVLKLFPGIQENVIATILGIDGLKAVVLETYGSGNAPRKEWFIRRLCQASERGIVIVNVTQCSAGMVEMERYETGYQLLQAGVVSGYDSTTESAVTKLMFLLGHGYTADEVRDRMNRSMAGEITL, from the coding sequence ATGAATCCATTAAATACTTCCGTATTGCTAATATACACCGGTGGAACAATTGGTATGATCGAGAATGCCGCGACAGGTGCTCTGGAGAACTTTAACTTCGAGCAACTGCAAAAGTATATCCCCGAACTGCAAAAGTTCAACTTCCCGATCGATACCTATCAGTTTGACCCTCCAATGGATTCATCGGACATGGAACCGGATATATGGCGGAAGCTGGTACGCATCATTCATGAAAATTACGACCGTTACCACGGCTTCGTCATTCTGCACGGGACGGATACGATGGCTTACACTGCTTCGGCATTGAGTTTTATGCTCGAAGGACTCGATAAACCTGTTATCCTCACAGGTTCACAACTTCCCATAGGTGTACTCCGCACGGACGGAAAAGAAAATTTGATGACCAGCATCGAGATTGCCGTCGCACAAAATAAGGAAGGGAAAGCGCTCGTACCGGAAGTATGCATCTTCTTTGAAAACCATCTGATGCGGGGAAACCGCACGACCAAGATGAATGCGGAAAACTTCAACGCATTCCGTTCTTTCAATTATCCGGTATTGGCGGAAGCCGGAATCCATATCAAATATAATAATGTGCAGATTCACGTAAATGGTGAGGAGCGGGAATTGAAGCCTCATTATCTGTTGGATACCAATGTAGTGGTGCTGAAACTCTTCCCGGGCATCCAGGAAAATGTGATTGCCACCATTCTAGGGATTGACGGATTGAAAGCTGTCGTGCTCGAAACATACGGTTCGGGGAATGCTCCTCGGAAGGAATGGTTCATACGTCGGCTGTGCCAGGCCAGCGAACGTGGAATTGTGATTGTCAACGTGACACAATGCAGCGCAGGAATGGTAGAGATGGAACGTTATGAAACGGGCTACCAATTGTTGCAGGCAGGTGTTGTCTCCGGATATGACAGTACGACGGAGTCGGCTGTGACTAAATTAATGTTCTTACTGGGACATGGATATACAGCGGACGAGGTGCGCGACCGGATGAATCGTTCGATGGCAGGAGAGATAACTCTGTAA
- a CDS encoding DUF3226 domain-containing protein, whose protein sequence is MADKRREEDYAFKLLVEGPDDLFVIAHLRELNQLEDNIFIKPCGSVEKAIELFRILIDKQTANNRILGLVIDADLNMAGRWQRISQILVESGKYTVPDVLPNEGLILFPNDSDDVKIGVWVMPDNQLNGMLEDFLAKLAVNDKDLLDEVDAALEVIEDKKVNKYKAIHKSKARIHTFLAWQEEPGVSMGSAIAKSYLRADSEQAILFVNWLKNLFS, encoded by the coding sequence ATGGCTGACAAGCGGAGAGAAGAAGATTATGCATTCAAATTATTAGTAGAGGGACCGGATGATTTGTTTGTGATAGCGCATTTAAGGGAATTGAATCAATTAGAGGATAATATTTTTATTAAACCATGCGGTTCAGTAGAAAAAGCAATCGAATTATTTCGTATTCTGATAGATAAACAAACTGCCAATAATCGAATATTAGGGCTTGTGATTGATGCGGATTTGAATATGGCCGGGCGTTGGCAACGAATCTCTCAGATATTAGTTGAAAGCGGAAAGTATACAGTACCTGATGTTCTTCCAAATGAAGGGCTGATTCTTTTCCCAAATGATTCTGACGATGTGAAGATTGGAGTTTGGGTGATGCCTGATAATCAATTGAACGGAATGTTGGAGGATTTCCTGGCTAAGTTGGCTGTCAATGACAAAGACTTGTTAGATGAAGTAGATGCCGCTTTGGAAGTAATAGAAGATAAAAAAGTGAATAAGTATAAAGCAATTCATAAATCCAAGGCTCGCATTCATACATTTCTGGCTTGGCAAGAGGAGCCCGGAGTTTCTATGGGAAGTGCAATTGCAAAAAGCTATTTGAGAGCAGACTCTGAACAGGCCATTTTATTTGTGAACTGGCTTAAGAATTTGTTTAGTTAA
- a CDS encoding AAA family ATPase gives MNSLYIKNYKNLESLQIDKLGRVNLIAGENNVGKSSLLEAVSILQSGGSLEWLMQLLEFRGESTDRYVENHQRKELDSFLSFVPNYDNEHKFELPIMLSDMERKVEIRFVYFTEMQITEGGFDRTVRTVVENYDPSSYYENIGLGLEITPSLGQKILYTFNGSVPRSQMDLLNKVQYVRMGDINTINNPSLFDKLALTPLQKEVVKALQIIEQRIVDLNFLKDDRRKNRFSRERNEDERVPYVVFEGESKPRRLSSMGDGINRILTIILAMLNTKEGVLLIDEFENGLHYSVQQKLWKVIFSLSRMLNIQVFVTTHSRDAIRAFVAENIENDGTFIRLERRKNKVVAVTYDNKEDLELVLEQDIEIR, from the coding sequence ATGAATAGTTTGTATATAAAGAATTATAAGAACCTGGAGAGTTTACAAATCGATAAATTGGGACGTGTGAATTTGATAGCAGGTGAAAATAACGTAGGTAAATCTTCGCTATTAGAGGCTGTTTCCATACTTCAATCCGGTGGAAGTCTTGAATGGCTGATGCAATTATTGGAATTCCGTGGTGAGTCAACTGACCGATATGTAGAAAACCACCAACGAAAGGAGTTGGATAGTTTTTTGTCCTTTGTTCCTAATTACGATAATGAGCATAAATTTGAGCTTCCTATTATGCTATCAGATATGGAGCGTAAGGTGGAAATACGATTTGTGTATTTTACGGAGATGCAGATAACGGAAGGTGGCTTTGATAGAACTGTTCGTACTGTTGTCGAGAATTATGACCCAAGTAGTTATTATGAAAATATAGGACTTGGTTTGGAGATTACTCCTTCTCTCGGTCAAAAGATTCTTTATACGTTTAATGGTTCGGTTCCTCGTTCCCAAATGGATTTGTTGAATAAAGTTCAATATGTAAGAATGGGGGATATAAATACAATAAATAATCCTTCTTTGTTTGATAAACTAGCTCTAACTCCATTACAGAAAGAGGTTGTGAAGGCTCTGCAAATAATAGAGCAAAGAATAGTGGATTTGAACTTCTTGAAAGATGATAGACGTAAAAATAGGTTTTCGCGTGAGAGAAATGAGGATGAGCGTGTACCGTATGTTGTGTTTGAGGGAGAATCAAAGCCACGTAGATTAAGTTCTATGGGAGATGGAATAAACCGTATTTTGACTATTATTCTTGCAATGTTGAATACTAAGGAGGGTGTTTTGCTTATTGATGAGTTTGAAAATGGGTTACACTATTCAGTTCAGCAGAAATTATGGAAAGTCATTTTTAGTTTGTCAAGGATGCTCAATATACAGGTTTTCGTAACAACCCATAGCCGTGATGCAATTCGCGCTTTTGTAGCAGAAAATATAGAAAATGACGGGACATTTATTCGTTTAGAGCGGCGTAAAAATAAAGTTGTAGCCGTTACTTACGATAATAAGGAAGACTTGGAGTTGGTATTGGAGCAGGATATTGAAATTAGATAA
- the radA gene encoding DNA repair protein RadA: MAKEKTVYVCSNCGQDSPKWVGKCPSCGEWNTYVEEIVRKEPTNRRPVSGIETQKPKPLALSDIEADDEPRINMHDDELNRVLGGGLVQGSLVLIGGEPGIGKSTLVMQTVLHMPEKKILYVSGEESARQLKLRADRLSDTSSDCLIVCETSLEQIYVHIKNTNPDLVIIDSIQTISTESIESSPGSIAQVRECSASILRFAKETHTPVLLIGHINKEGSIAGPKVLEHIVDTVLQFEGDQHYMYRILRSIKNRFGSTAELGIYEMRQDGLRQVNNPSELLLSQDHEGMSGVAIASAIEGIRPFLIETQALVSSAVYGNPQRSATGFDLRRMNMLLAVLEKRVGFKLAQKDVFLNIAGGLKVNDPAIDLPVISAILSSNMDAAIEPEVCMAGEIGLSGEIRPVNRIEQRIGEAEKLGFKRFLLPKYNLQGIDTKKLKIELVPVRKVEEAFRALFG, translated from the coding sequence ATGGCAAAAGAGAAAACCGTATATGTATGCAGTAATTGCGGACAAGATTCACCGAAATGGGTGGGTAAATGTCCGTCGTGTGGAGAATGGAATACGTATGTTGAAGAAATCGTACGGAAAGAACCTACCAACCGCCGCCCGGTGTCGGGCATTGAGACACAGAAACCCAAGCCACTGGCACTTAGCGATATTGAAGCGGACGATGAGCCACGCATCAATATGCACGATGATGAATTGAATCGCGTATTGGGTGGCGGACTTGTACAAGGTTCTCTTGTCCTGATAGGCGGTGAGCCGGGAATCGGTAAATCCACACTCGTCATGCAGACCGTACTGCACATGCCGGAGAAGAAAATTCTTTATGTGTCCGGTGAAGAAAGTGCACGGCAGCTTAAACTCCGTGCCGACCGTCTCTCCGATACTTCCAGCGATTGCCTGATCGTTTGTGAAACTTCGCTCGAACAAATTTATGTGCATATCAAGAATACGAATCCCGATCTAGTGATTATCGACTCTATACAGACCATTTCGACCGAGAGTATCGAATCATCTCCCGGAAGTATTGCGCAAGTCAGAGAGTGTTCGGCCTCTATTCTTCGTTTTGCGAAAGAAACGCATACTCCTGTGTTGCTGATCGGTCATATTAATAAGGAAGGAAGTATTGCAGGACCTAAAGTGTTGGAACACATCGTAGATACTGTTCTTCAATTTGAAGGCGACCAGCATTATATGTATCGTATTCTGCGCAGTATCAAGAATCGTTTCGGCAGTACGGCAGAGTTAGGTATTTATGAAATGCGTCAGGATGGGTTGCGCCAGGTGAATAATCCTTCCGAACTTTTGCTTAGTCAGGACCATGAGGGAATGAGTGGAGTAGCTATTGCTTCCGCTATCGAAGGGATACGCCCGTTCTTGATCGAGACACAGGCTTTGGTCAGTTCTGCCGTTTATGGAAATCCTCAACGTTCGGCAACCGGTTTTGATTTAAGAAGAATGAATATGTTGCTGGCTGTTCTCGAAAAGCGTGTCGGATTTAAGCTGGCACAGAAAGATGTGTTTCTGAATATTGCCGGAGGACTGAAAGTAAATGACCCGGCTATCGACTTGCCGGTTATCAGTGCCATCCTTTCTTCCAATATGGACGCAGCCATTGAGCCGGAAGTTTGTATGGCGGGAGAAATCGGATTGTCGGGAGAGATACGTCCTGTGAATCGAATAGAACAACGTATCGGTGAAGCCGAAAAATTAGGCTTCAAACGATTCTTGTTGCCCAAATACAATCTGCAAGGCATTGACACTAAGAAACTGAAGATCGAGTTAGTTCCGGTGAGAAAGGTAGAAGAGGCATTCAGGGCTTTATTTGGATAA
- a CDS encoding NAD(P)/FAD-dependent oxidoreductase, which yields MIQEYQLRILPEIAANEQKLKEYLSKEKGLNLRDITATRILKRSIDARQRTIFVNLKVRAYIREMPKDDEYEHTIYNKVEGKPQVIVVGAGPGGLFAALRLIELGLRPVVIERGKDVRERKKDLAQISREHTVDPESNYSFGEGGAGAYSDGKLYTRSKKRGNVDKILNVFCQHGASTAILVDAHPHIGTDKLPRVIENMRNTIIECGGEVHFQTRMEALIIENDEVKGIETNTGKTFLGPVILATGHSARDVYRWLAANNVAIEAKGIAVGVRLEHPAMLIDQIQYHSKEGRGKYLPAAEYSFVTQVEGRGVYSFCMCPGGFIVPAASGPEQVVVNGMSPSNRGSRWSNSGMVVEVQPEDLINEEVKVDNGESVARRNEQLLALNPNLNSAQLSEINSQLLSVLHFQEEQERQCWLQGGRRQTAPAQRMQDFTRKKLSYDLPESSYSPGLISSPLHFWMPEFISKRLSLGFQQFGRYSHGFLTNEAVMIGIETRTSSPVRIVRDKETLQHTTVRGLFPCGEGAGYAGGIVSAGVDGERCAEAVANYFNR from the coding sequence ATGATACAAGAATACCAACTCCGCATACTTCCCGAAATCGCAGCAAACGAACAGAAACTAAAGGAATATCTTTCTAAAGAAAAAGGGTTGAACCTGCGTGACATCACTGCTACCCGAATCTTGAAACGAAGCATCGATGCACGGCAACGGACCATCTTCGTCAATCTGAAGGTACGGGCGTACATCCGTGAGATGCCTAAGGATGACGAATACGAGCATACTATATATAATAAGGTAGAGGGAAAGCCGCAAGTGATTGTCGTAGGCGCAGGCCCCGGCGGACTATTTGCTGCCCTGCGTCTCATCGAACTGGGATTACGTCCCGTTGTTATCGAGCGCGGAAAAGACGTGCGTGAGCGGAAAAAAGATTTAGCACAGATCAGCAGGGAACACACGGTTGACCCGGAATCGAATTACAGTTTTGGCGAAGGAGGTGCAGGAGCTTATTCGGACGGGAAACTCTATACCCGGAGCAAGAAGAGAGGGAATGTAGACAAGATATTGAATGTATTCTGCCAGCATGGGGCTTCTACGGCAATATTAGTAGACGCGCATCCGCATATCGGGACAGATAAGTTGCCACGTGTCATTGAAAATATGCGGAATACCATCATCGAATGTGGCGGAGAAGTACATTTCCAGACACGAATGGAGGCACTGATTATCGAGAATGATGAAGTAAAAGGTATCGAAACAAACACAGGAAAGACTTTTCTCGGACCTGTGATACTGGCAACCGGACATTCGGCGAGAGATGTATATCGTTGGTTGGCTGCGAATAATGTGGCGATTGAAGCGAAAGGCATTGCAGTCGGTGTCCGTTTAGAGCATCCGGCAATGTTGATCGATCAGATACAATATCATAGTAAGGAAGGGCGAGGCAAGTATCTGCCTGCCGCAGAATACAGCTTCGTCACGCAGGTTGAAGGCAGAGGAGTGTATAGCTTCTGTATGTGCCCCGGCGGTTTCATTGTTCCTGCCGCCAGCGGACCGGAGCAAGTGGTAGTGAACGGTATGTCTCCTTCTAATCGTGGCTCGCGATGGAGCAATTCGGGCATGGTGGTGGAAGTGCAACCGGAGGACTTGATTAATGAAGAAGTAAAAGTGGACAACGGAGAATCGGTTGCGCGACGAAATGAACAGCTGCTGGCTCTTAATCCTAATCTAAATAGTGCTCAACTTTCTGAAATCAATTCACAACTGCTGTCCGTTCTTCACTTTCAGGAAGAACAGGAACGCCAATGCTGGTTGCAAGGAGGCAGAAGGCAGACAGCACCGGCACAGCGTATGCAGGACTTCACCCGCAAGAAATTGAGTTACGACTTACCCGAATCTTCCTACAGTCCGGGATTGATTTCTTCTCCGCTTCATTTCTGGATGCCGGAGTTTATCAGCAAAAGATTATCTCTCGGTTTCCAGCAATTCGGACGTTACAGTCATGGCTTCCTCACTAATGAGGCGGTGATGATCGGCATAGAGACACGTACTTCTTCTCCCGTTCGCATCGTACGCGATAAAGAGACATTGCAACATACAACCGTTCGCGGATTATTCCCTTGCGGAGAAGGCGCAGGCTATGCTGGAGGAATTGTTTCTGCCGGAGTGGATGGAGAACGGTGTGCGGAAGCCGTAGCCAATTATTTTAATCGCTAA
- a CDS encoding response regulator transcription factor: MNHQPEIAIVEANTLTSLGLKGILEEMIPMATIRTFHQFSELMDDTPDMYAHYFISAQIYVEHNAFFLPRKRKTIVLASDSPQFQLSGVPVLNIHESEEELVKNILKLHQHAHHNGYPVKDMPSMPPTQPHQEILSSREIEVLVLITKGLINKEIADKLNISLTTVITHRKNITEKLGIKSVSGLTIYAVMNGYIEADRI; the protein is encoded by the coding sequence ATGAATCATCAACCCGAAATAGCCATTGTAGAAGCAAACACACTAACCAGTCTCGGCCTGAAAGGAATCCTGGAAGAAATGATTCCTATGGCAACCATACGCACCTTCCATCAATTCAGTGAACTGATGGATGATACGCCGGATATGTATGCCCATTATTTCATTTCTGCGCAGATTTACGTGGAGCACAATGCTTTCTTTCTCCCCCGGAAACGAAAAACGATTGTATTAGCAAGTGACAGTCCGCAATTCCAACTGTCCGGCGTGCCTGTACTCAACATCCATGAATCCGAGGAAGAGCTGGTGAAAAATATATTGAAACTCCACCAACACGCCCACCACAACGGCTATCCGGTGAAAGACATGCCGTCCATGCCTCCGACACAACCTCATCAGGAGATTTTATCTTCCCGTGAAATAGAAGTGCTCGTACTGATAACCAAAGGATTAATCAACAAAGAAATTGCAGATAAACTGAATATCAGCCTGACCACCGTTATCACTCACCGGAAAAATATCACAGAGAAATTAGGCATCAAATCCGTCTCCGGACTGACTATTTATGCGGTAATGAACGGGTATATCGAGGCTGACCGGATCTGA
- a CDS encoding TonB-dependent receptor translates to MKTKNIMIALTLLTTGTAWAEDFPKDSLKIVDIEEVVVIATPKENRKLRELPVAATVLSQDNMRAYQVNSVKNLTGIVPNLFIPDYGSKLTTSIYIRGIGSRINTPSVGLYVDNIPYIDKSAFDFNYADIERIDILRGPQGTLYGRNTMGGLIKVHTKSPFTYQGTDIRMGAATYNNYNVSLTHYHRTSDRFAFSTGGFYEHTGGFFENSARNNEKVDKSNAGGGRFRGIYLPTSNLKIDMALSYEYSDQGGYPYYYTGITPSAIAKAKENGKEITEDRADYIGKISYNDRSSYRRGLLNSGVNIEYQANNFILSAVTGYQNLNDRMFLDQDFTERDIFNIEQKQRANTISEEIVLKAKPGKRWQWATGAFGFYQWLHTTGPVLFKEEGVKSVIENNANAAFKEVSAKPGAPTMGMTVHNPSLSVGGTFDTPTLSGALYHQSTFSNLFIEGLSVTAGLRLDYEKISMKYNSLSTPIDFGFDFHMAKGPMQINLSDQNMKAPASFVGKLSTDYVQLLPKFAIQYEWKNQNNVYATVTRGYRSGGYNIQMFSDLSQTELKNSMMNAIKESPTIGQDPTWGATIIKMMDQMVPAKEIDVKASTTYKPEYSWNYEVGSHLTLWEGRLWADVAAFYMDTRDQQLSQFAESGLGRITINAGKSRSYGAEAALRASVTKAFNLNVSYGYTYATFTDYVITEEKKDGTPITTDYNGKYVPFVPKHTLNIGGEYAITCSPRSIFDRVVFQANYNAAGRIYWSEQNDVSQSFYGTLNWRTNLEIGDAMISFWARNFLNKDYAAFYFETMNKGFMQKGRPMQFGVDLRCRF, encoded by the coding sequence ATGAAGACAAAGAATATTATGATTGCCCTTACACTCCTGACGACAGGAACAGCATGGGCTGAAGATTTCCCCAAAGACTCACTAAAAATAGTAGACATCGAAGAAGTGGTAGTGATTGCTACCCCGAAAGAGAATCGTAAATTGCGTGAATTGCCGGTAGCCGCCACTGTTTTATCACAAGATAATATGCGAGCCTATCAGGTGAACTCTGTAAAAAACCTGACAGGCATTGTCCCCAATCTGTTTATCCCCGATTATGGTTCCAAACTGACCACTTCCATTTATATCCGCGGAATCGGCTCACGTATCAACACTCCGTCCGTAGGACTTTATGTAGACAACATCCCTTATATCGACAAATCCGCTTTCGACTTCAACTATGCTGATATCGAACGTATTGACATTCTCCGTGGACCACAAGGTACTCTCTACGGACGTAATACGATGGGAGGACTTATCAAAGTACACACAAAATCGCCTTTCACTTATCAAGGTACTGATATCCGCATGGGAGCAGCAACTTACAATAATTATAATGTTTCACTCACCCACTATCATCGGACATCCGACCGCTTCGCTTTTTCTACCGGAGGTTTCTACGAACACACAGGTGGCTTCTTTGAAAATTCGGCAAGAAATAACGAAAAAGTAGACAAGAGCAATGCCGGTGGCGGACGTTTCCGTGGTATTTACCTGCCTACTTCGAACCTGAAAATAGATATGGCTCTTAGCTATGAATATAGCGATCAAGGCGGTTATCCCTATTATTATACCGGGATTACCCCCAGTGCAATAGCTAAAGCGAAAGAAAATGGTAAAGAAATTACAGAAGACCGGGCAGATTATATCGGTAAGATTTCATATAACGACCGCAGCAGTTACCGCCGTGGATTACTCAACTCCGGTGTTAACATCGAATATCAAGCTAACAACTTTATATTAAGTGCCGTGACAGGTTATCAGAACTTGAACGACCGTATGTTTCTCGATCAGGATTTCACAGAAAGAGATATTTTCAATATTGAGCAAAAGCAACGTGCAAACACCATTTCCGAAGAGATTGTGTTGAAAGCCAAACCCGGAAAAAGATGGCAATGGGCTACGGGAGCTTTCGGATTCTATCAATGGCTGCATACGACAGGTCCTGTTTTGTTTAAAGAAGAAGGTGTGAAGTCGGTCATTGAAAACAACGCCAATGCCGCTTTTAAAGAAGTATCTGCCAAACCCGGAGCTCCCACCATGGGAATGACTGTACACAACCCGTCATTAAGCGTAGGAGGAACTTTCGATACTCCGACTCTTAGCGGCGCACTTTATCATCAGTCTACTTTCAGCAACTTGTTCATAGAAGGGCTGTCCGTTACAGCCGGCCTCCGGCTCGATTACGAGAAAATCAGTATGAAGTATAATTCTCTTAGCACTCCTATCGACTTTGGTTTTGATTTTCACATGGCAAAGGGTCCCATGCAAATCAACCTGTCCGATCAGAATATGAAAGCCCCGGCCTCTTTTGTAGGCAAGCTCTCTACTGATTATGTACAGCTTCTACCCAAATTTGCTATTCAATATGAATGGAAGAATCAAAATAACGTTTATGCCACCGTTACCCGGGGATATCGTTCGGGAGGATATAACATCCAAATGTTCTCTGACTTATCACAAACAGAATTGAAAAATTCGATGATGAATGCCATCAAAGAAAGTCCGACAATAGGACAAGATCCCACCTGGGGAGCAACCATTATTAAAATGATGGACCAAATGGTGCCTGCAAAAGAGATTGATGTAAAAGCGTCCACTACTTACAAACCCGAATATTCGTGGAACTACGAAGTAGGTAGCCACCTTACTTTATGGGAAGGCAGACTTTGGGCCGACGTCGCAGCATTCTACATGGATACCCGCGACCAACAACTCTCCCAATTTGCAGAAAGTGGTTTGGGACGTATCACTATCAATGCAGGAAAAAGCCGCAGTTATGGTGCAGAAGCAGCTCTTCGTGCCAGTGTGACAAAAGCATTTAATCTGAATGTTAGTTACGGATATACGTATGCCACTTTTACGGATTATGTAATCACAGAAGAGAAAAAAGATGGCACTCCTATAACTACGGATTATAATGGCAAATACGTACCCTTCGTCCCCAAACACACTCTGAACATCGGTGGAGAATATGCCATCACTTGCAGTCCGCGCTCTATCTTCGACCGGGTTGTATTCCAAGCTAATTATAACGCTGCAGGACGTATCTACTGGAGTGAACAAAACGATGTCAGTCAATCTTTCTATGGCACACTCAACTGGAGAACGAATCTGGAAATCGGCGACGCAATGATTAGTTTTTGGGCACGCAACTTCCTGAATAAAGACTATGCCGCCTTCTACTTTGAAACAATGAACAAAGGCTTTATGCAGAAAGGACGCCCAATGCAGTTTGGGGTAGATCTCCGCTGCCGCTTCTAA
- a CDS encoding GNAT family N-acetyltransferase — MEIRSTEIKDLPLVMEIYDYARAFMRATGNTTQWIDGYPSEGLIRREIEDRHSFVCIDEQGEILGTFCFILGEDPTYQQIYEGAWLNNEPYGVVHRLATNGKRKGVSETCLNWCFERWPNVRVDTHRDNKVMQHILTKYGFQRCGIIYVKNGTERIAYQMMRVPNRKL; from the coding sequence ATGGAAATCAGGTCTACCGAAATAAAAGATCTCCCTTTGGTGATGGAGATTTATGACTATGCCCGTGCTTTCATGCGTGCAACCGGAAATACTACCCAATGGATTGACGGCTATCCTTCTGAAGGATTGATTCGTCGGGAAATTGAGGATAGACATAGCTTTGTCTGCATAGATGAACAGGGAGAAATCTTGGGGACTTTTTGTTTTATCTTGGGAGAAGATCCTACTTATCAACAAATTTATGAAGGAGCATGGCTTAATAATGAACCTTATGGAGTGGTTCACCGGTTGGCAACGAACGGAAAACGGAAAGGGGTATCGGAAACTTGCCTGAACTGGTGCTTCGAACGTTGGCCCAATGTTCGGGTAGATACTCATCGGGACAATAAAGTCATGCAGCATATATTGACGAAGTATGGCTTTCAACGTTGTGGCATCATTTATGTAAAGAACGGGACAGAGCGTATCGCTTATCAGATGATGCGTGTGCCCAATAGGAAACTGTAG
- a CDS encoding zinc ribbon domain-containing protein, translated as MKTVMNLLLCLFLFSSCYYKAPALDSEELSKKTKDSLAYLYERHYTWNTNLEVVDDSISLECLPIKDTFIQLNKGDRVVVAEFAVHPADSVDSIWVKLAHTQEEQGWIREKELKNSFVPTDSISQAIHLFSDTHASYFIIIFALFVGVYLFRAFRRKQLQMVYFNDIDSVYPLFLCLLMAFSATIYESMQVFVPETWEHFYFNPTLSPFKVPFILSVFLLSIWLFLIVALAVLDDLFRQLTPAAAIFYLLGLMSCCIFCYFFFILMTHIYIGYLFLAFFMLVFAKKVYRNIGYKYRCGRCGEKLKEKGICPHCGAINE; from the coding sequence ATGAAAACAGTGATGAACCTACTACTATGTTTATTTTTGTTTTCGTCTTGTTATTATAAAGCACCGGCTTTGGATTCGGAAGAACTGTCGAAGAAGACGAAAGACTCGTTGGCTTACTTGTACGAGCGGCATTATACATGGAATACCAATCTGGAAGTAGTCGATGATTCCATCTCTTTGGAATGTCTTCCGATAAAAGATACTTTTATTCAGTTGAATAAAGGAGATAGGGTAGTGGTGGCAGAGTTTGCGGTTCACCCGGCCGATAGTGTAGACAGTATTTGGGTAAAGTTGGCTCATACACAGGAAGAACAAGGCTGGATACGCGAAAAAGAACTCAAAAATTCATTTGTGCCGACTGATAGTATTTCGCAGGCCATTCATCTTTTCAGTGATACGCATGCTTCTTATTTCATTATCATCTTCGCTTTATTCGTCGGTGTATATCTGTTTCGTGCTTTTCGTCGAAAGCAGTTGCAGATGGTCTATTTTAATGATATAGATAGTGTTTATCCATTATTTCTCTGTTTGTTGATGGCTTTCAGTGCAACGATTTATGAATCGATGCAGGTCTTTGTGCCGGAAACGTGGGAGCATTTTTATTTCAATCCTACTTTGTCGCCGTTCAAAGTTCCTTTTATTCTCTCTGTCTTTTTGTTGAGTATCTGGTTGTTTTTGATAGTCGCTTTGGCGGTGCTGGATGATTTGTTCCGACAGTTGACTCCCGCTGCAGCTATCTTTTATCTGCTGGGGTTGATGTCCTGCTGTATTTTCTGCTATTTCTTCTTTATCCTGATGACCCATATTTATATCGGTTATCTGTTCCTTGCCTTTTTTATGCTGGTTTTTGCGAAGAAAGTCTATCGGAACATTGGGTATAAGTATCGTTGTGGGCGTTGTGGGGAGAAATTAAAAGAGAAAGGTATATGTCCCCATTGTGGAGCAATCAATGAGTGA